Within Populus trichocarpa isolate Nisqually-1 chromosome 6, P.trichocarpa_v4.1, whole genome shotgun sequence, the genomic segment tgatttttttttcaattttatcatttaacattgaattgattgagaattgaatttcttATATGGGGTTGTCATTGTCTTATGACCTGAGTTATcaatttaacaggttaacctgggttgaccaaagttaatccaatatattgtcatcccaatatttttaaaaaaatgttgtcttgaacattttttttagtcaaatatgtttttatcgGTTATCCGGATTGCTTTTAAACAAGCCAAGTTGGTTGGGTCGCATCAGGTCAACCTCCACGTagtttaaatttcttttctattagaaaaaaatattagcaacacttggatattttttcatgtaaaaaaaaaaatctggccCACATTATAAtacatatcattaatttatCATACTCTAAAAAACTAGGGGTTTTTACCTTAACTTAAACCCGGGGAAATGTTTAGGGATAAAACTTAGAATACCAGTATGGTATGGGGATATTCTTTTAGATTTGTCCTGAAAAAAGACATGTAGATAGTATTTAATAGAGAGACAGAAAATAGGTGGCATGAACATCAAGACTAGACTAATTTGTGTTTGGTTTGGAGacaagacataataaaatattataaatgacTTCTTTAATTGTACATTGTATATGTTTGGACTATATTTTGAagatgtggttttttttatttcatcaacttttgatacaatttaattattattcaaagaaaaatttataatttaaaagttaaaattgagcATCCActctattaaaattatttagaataaatatttaaaaaagttttgaaactctattttttgttttttttcattataaaatgtTTAAAGACTCCTCCAGACTTTCTAAGAGTAAATATAACCTCACAAACTCGAaccttgattataaaaaaaaatgttctagAGGATGACAAATCGTTTTACTAGACAAACGACATAtcgtttgttttatttaaaaaaaaccttaagagaatgatgagtattttttgtctttattgttaataaataaataattatgcaTGGATGGGATTTTCTTTTTAGTGAGAGGCttgacctttatttttttaattttcattaattttgttttttgaatttaatttttaattaatatctccTCTCtcatttttaaactaattaatttaactatttttaaatagtaattaatattttaaatagtttcTACAATTTTATAATACCTTAAATTTGAGATAAATTAGTTGTATTTGCATGATgcatttataataacaaaaatcttatttactAAGAAGCTATAATAAAcctccaataaaaataaaataaaatatataaaataaaagggataaataagataaaatattttcatgtgcatctatcttttattttttactagatATATCTCATgctttaatctttaattaacaTTCCCAactatttttgcattttatcggttaatataatttttaatttattgtattgaatgcatatattattattattacttctcAATTAATAAATCTTATAATACCAAAAAAACACATCCATATATCTTGTTATCTTCTGTCTTTTTTTCTACATTAGAAACTTAAAAATCCTACTGGTAATATAGTGTAGGTGAGTTGAGTGGTGGAGATTTTTAGAGactgtttgatattatagtagttttttttttctcaaccacatagaaaaaataatttaattaactaaataacttttattttttgcattggACTCCATGCATAATTACATTTCAAAGCTTAATTTTGTAAAAGctaaaatatcatatttctcattcatggatatatttttttcacttatttgcttgtaaaaaaaaatcttataacagttttaattaaaaacatatttttaaaatttattttaaaaaaaacagaactagaattgttttttaaaaccttttttaaaatgCCATCACAAAAACTACTATAATGTGAAAGTTATGTAATTTGACCAGCCTTCAACCTAATTAATAAAAGACGAAGCCCGGCCCAACAACCCGAACATGGCATTGGAAACAAAACCCTCCCTTCCAAGTTCCCATCAGACACCTAGAAAATAGAACACGCAGAACGCCACCATAGAGCAGAGAAGCTCTAAAAGGGAAACTAGCACAGGCTGAAAATCTTAAGAGAGCCAAGCAAAGATGATTATCCCAGTTCGTTGTTTTACTTGCGGCAAGGTACTTACTTTATTAATTATCTTCTTTAATCACGAGGTGCTTtctatttcattcaatttttcaGCTTATTCCTCGCCTGTCAAAATTTTATAtccagagaaaaaaataataatttgttttcttgaacaatttttgttttcttattgtttagcggttatgttttgatattgcatttaatttcttgtgaatattttttgtttgggttttaggtGATTGGAAATAAATGGGATACGTATCTTGATCTTCTTCAAGCCGATTACACTGAAGGGTGATcatgctatttatttatttatttcttaaattgaacaaaaataaaatgcaagaaCCTGTGTTGTAATCTCGTATGACCCCTAGTTTTTGTATCCACATGGTCACATAGTGTACTCACTCCATTAGAAGgtaatatatatacattctTGCTGGAAAATCGGTTGCGAGCTTGACTTTCCAGTAGCTGCCCCCCTCGTAATTATTCATGTTGAGTCTTCTTAAATACTTGCATGTGGCAGCATGCCTCCTGAAGGCAATATGCGAAATTCAGAATGGATGTAAAAAGGGTGTTATTCTAACATTATCAAGATGCTGttagtgtggttgtgatttatGAGCTATGTTAGTATTTCATTGTGTAAGGTACAAAGCAGCATTCAAAATGTTGTTAGAATTGCTTCTAACTGATAGTTAACAGTCCTAATAGTCATAATATGGGATGCAAATAGTTAATTGGAACTCATAGAGAACATGTCGAATTCCAAACGTATCTTGGTTCTTCATGCAGAGATGCTCTTGATGCTCTGGGGTTGGTTCGTTATTGTTGTAGAAGAATGCTTATGACTCATGTTGACCTCATTGAGAAGCTTCTGAACTACAATAGTAAGTCTTTCTCTTCTATGTCCCCTTTCCCCCTCTCATGTGTGTTGCCATCACACTCATGGAtgaaactgtatttttttatttgtgatggtAGGGTATATTTTAGTCATTTTGCACTCTCTCCTTGGAATAGGCCATGCTAGTTTAGTGAATTTTATTCTGTGAAAATTAACTGAAGCTCCACCCCTAATGGGTCTGGGTCataattcaatgtttttatgAGTATGTCTAGCTGAATGTGGGGGTGTTAATCCTGCTAAATGAGACAAATGGGTTCAcgtttatattttaatgttgaCATCAAGAAAATGAGATGGTGCTTTGTTTTATccacaaattgaatttttgagcTGATATAATGTACCAACTCTATTTGCCTCTGAATTTTTTGGTTCATTCTTCTTATCACTGACAAATTATGCCCGACAGCTCTGGAGAAAAGTGAGGGCAGTTGAGAAGCTCATTGCATCACGGTTGACATGAAGCTGGTTATGGAAATTGATGATTAATTGTTGGATGTGTGGTGAATATGGTGAAAGTAGACATGGGACAAAGTTCAAATACTGTATAAACTTTTAACCACTCTTGCCTTGCATACTTCGTTTTGGAACCTAGTCACTGTTTAAGACCAATGTTTTGAGAAGCTTATCAGTCATTTTAAATGCCTGTTGTGCGATGCTGTTGGCAATATTCTTTCAAATGTGATGCTTTCTACGATGATCAATATAGTCCGGTTGCAACCTAGTCGCTGGGTACTAATAGAAGTGATGAATTGCTTTTCATGAGTATATATAATTGGACAATctaaatttgtttgagttttgttgaattttttctttaaacatgcCAAAGAGGTCTGTAGCCCATATCTTTATCATTCCAGGAGGAATGGAAGACGCTTTATTATTGCTCTTAACTTTGAACGCTAGAAGGAAGGAAGTCATCTTCAACGATTGTAGGTGCCGTTATGGTTCGAATCCATGGAATCCATGTGACAGATAAAGAAACTTATCAAATCCCAATACAAATTAAATCCCTCTTTTGATGATACACATATGAACCCTAAGTTAATCATTGTTTTCTAACTAGTTATGTATCTTCTAGTTATACGCGATTATAAACTTTGTTGGTTGATCACTTTTCTTTGGTGATATTGACTTCTGGTTGCTTAGTTGATCGCTCATTCAACTCTTCTAGTTAATTAATGactctttcaattcaatctatTCTTCTTATTGTAATcgattttaggttttttctttgattttgtgatGAACAATCATTCTTATGTATACTTGACAcatgcatatttattttaggCATTAATagtaatctaaaattatatattctttttttattgcaaaaatCACATGAAGCTTAAGTTTACATGGAGTCTCTTCTAACAAATAATTTTGACATGTAAAGAAAGAGCTAGACAGAGACGTTGGCAATACTGTGATAATTaaatctatagtttttttcttccaaaacagAATCCTCTGTTGATTGATCAAGGACCAATCTGCTGAACTGTCTGAGTTTGATGCCTACAAGCACTTGATTTCCTTATCTGCGTGTCAAATCCGTATTGGTGTAAGTTTGAGCCGAGAGGAACATGtacaaaataagaaattggTATCCCAATGCCAATGACCCGTTCAATCATGAGGAGCAGCCTGGCATGGCGGGCATCCAGGTATTATTTTGCACGTAGTCGTGGGTGCACCCGCGTAAACAAACCATCTTGGCCGGTGGCTTTCAAAATTCATTTACTGCACGTCACCTTCTCTTGATTTGATTGCATTTATATTATAGATGACACATCCTAAAACATACCTCTAATACCCGGCCCGGGTAGCTggtattttaaataatcaaaactcAGGTTTATAATTGAGTAGGCGACTCGGTGTCATCTAATaatatgtttggtagtgtggttgtggttgtttttcaaataacttttcgtgccgaaatgcatgccaataatggtttttttattttttaaaaattatttttgacatcagcacatcaaaacgatccaaaatatattaaattttagcaaaaaaaaaatttgaattttttgaaacacGGTTTGCACCACGTTTCCAAACGGTGTCTAAATGATAGCCGAcctctttctatatatattttaaaaaaatttaaaatataaatttaatttatgaatatatattttcatatattcttTTATAGTTTGCTTTATATTctcaaaaagtatttttaattttttcatgtgttaGCTATATTTATAGtctcatttatataaaaagtttctaaacattttcatatatatatatatatatatatatatatatatatttcaaatacacatataatgtttttaactttttcataCATGAAACAATCGTATAAAACTTCCACTCACatggaatttttatattttttcggGCCAATAACTATGTCTGAGAGTATAtagtcttttaatttatatattgattttctaTTTGTATAAGATCAACACAACGTTTATATACCTCAACCCTTGTATATGATGCTGTCAGTGTCATCGATTCCTACGGGACTCCTTTCCCCACACGAAATTAAAGTCAAAACTACTGTATCTTTTCCAGTTCGACAAGTCACCCTCTGGAACCACAATCTTCTGGTAGTTCCCACGAGCAGACACGGCATTCTCAGATCCTAATTGGTCTCATTAATGAAACCATATGGTTACACCAAATTTAATTGTAATATTTATGcactaaaatgtttttttttctttttatataggaTTAAAATAAGTACACATCTACTTCATATGtaatttaagaattttactGTATTTTATGTTGGTGTCAATATTAAGAACACAATTGCGAACGGAAAACTAATCAGAAACTTCAAGAAACCATTGTTCAAATTTAAGATCtcgatttaaataaatatatacgaGAACCGATTTTGGTGCATTATCCAGCACAATGTCGTATAGTATTACAGTTCTACTATAATATTCTATCAATTTTAAGGTATTTAgggaataattaatgatattatattatttaatttttatatttactttaaaaaaatgaatatagcAAGGgaagatattcttattatttttaatgaatataaattttattttattttttatttttgtgtacatctttttctttaagataAGTATGAGAAGTAATATTTCGTTtaacatcataaatttttttaaattaaatcttgtaaaatttcttttatttaatattctttgacaatgaaaaattgaattttttgttttttttctcttaactttTATATCATATATACCTAATGAATAACAAGAAATTTACAGCACAAGAATCACGTGCAcataaatattatggatgaaaaaatagaatggAATTTTCAGATTTGTTTTGCTTGTACAAGTTTACAACATAAAGTGATGATATAAacctgaaaaaaagaaaaaaaaaagaaaaaaaaacaataaaaaatgtgtgGAGGTAGTAGTCATCCAAATTGTGGTTGTCATTTCTTGTGCCTTTGTATCTAAAACTTCtctgtttt encodes:
- the LOC18100279 gene encoding DNA-directed RNA polymerases I, II, and III subunit RPABC5; the protein is MIIPVRCFTCGKVIGNKWDTYLDLLQADYTEGDALDALGLVRYCCRRMLMTHVDLIEKLLNYNTLEKSEGS